The following proteins are encoded in a genomic region of Opitutus sp.:
- a CDS encoding DNA polymerase, translating into MTEPLCGVWVDDEGNVQVCVATPDGARATRTERLRPFAWLNAAVASTPAEGVTIEALAGPGPFNRLAHAENLAAFEAFVGAAKETGAVDVVKPLESQFLLQNRARLFSDLSFGQLRRCQLDIETASSDGEFSDATKASDCVLAIGLRFGERTRLLVLDEVSPAGERRLLEQLNTVLAEEDPDVIEGHNIFKFDLDYLRQRAKKLKVPCAWGRFGQKASFRNSRLKVAERWIDFPRCDLPGRTVVDTYLLVQQYDITTRELASYRLKEVAVYFGITDKASERTYLAGDKIHAAFTENRAQFLAYLADDLRETKGVADLLLPTYFEQVRTFPILLQEATLRGTTGKIDLLFLEHYYHARQACPVPPEMAAFEGGYSRSFKEGVFRHVLHFDVASLYPSLLMAIGRNPANDTLGVFIPLLTTLREYRLRYKQLARTAPTADERAEAQARQASFKILINSFYGYLGFSGARFGDGVLAAEVTRRGRELLQALIDEFGRHDCTILEADTDGIYLSSEAFFNRPEVLLEKVSGVLPAGIELDYDGRYEGMFCYKAKNYALYDGKKVVIRGSALRSRGIEPYLKKLGTQLIHFLLGASEKSPLELLNYYRAELAARTLPVTEVAKGEVLSMNPDAYERFIEGGGKPRRASAEAALLMEPKPRMGERVNYYITPKQTGKTSDWQRARPVELYDAVQAPYDPDYYQEKLDDWLERYGGFLGVKPTGGVQDELF; encoded by the coding sequence ATGACTGAGCCGCTGTGTGGCGTGTGGGTTGACGATGAGGGCAACGTGCAGGTGTGCGTGGCGACGCCGGATGGCGCGCGCGCAACCCGCACCGAGCGACTCCGGCCCTTTGCTTGGCTCAACGCAGCTGTCGCCTCCACTCCAGCTGAGGGCGTGACGATTGAAGCGTTGGCCGGCCCCGGGCCTTTTAACCGGCTGGCCCACGCGGAAAATCTGGCGGCCTTTGAGGCATTTGTGGGGGCAGCCAAGGAAACCGGTGCCGTTGACGTGGTGAAACCGCTGGAGAGTCAGTTTCTCCTGCAAAACCGCGCGCGGCTTTTCAGCGATTTGAGTTTCGGCCAACTGCGGCGCTGCCAGCTCGACATCGAAACGGCTTCGAGTGACGGGGAATTTAGTGACGCAACCAAAGCCTCCGACTGCGTGCTGGCGATCGGACTGCGCTTCGGTGAGCGCACCCGCCTTCTCGTGCTTGACGAGGTGAGTCCGGCCGGTGAACGACGTTTGTTGGAGCAGTTAAACACCGTCCTGGCCGAAGAGGATCCTGACGTGATCGAGGGGCATAATATCTTCAAATTCGACCTCGATTACCTGCGTCAGCGGGCGAAAAAACTGAAGGTGCCCTGCGCGTGGGGACGCTTCGGGCAGAAGGCGTCGTTTCGCAACAGCCGCCTAAAAGTTGCCGAGCGCTGGATCGACTTTCCGCGTTGCGATCTGCCGGGGCGCACGGTCGTCGACACCTACCTGTTGGTGCAACAGTACGATATCACCACGCGCGAGTTGGCATCGTACCGGTTGAAGGAGGTTGCGGTGTACTTCGGCATCACGGACAAGGCCAGCGAGCGGACTTATTTGGCCGGCGACAAGATTCACGCCGCGTTCACGGAAAACAGGGCGCAATTCCTCGCCTACCTGGCCGACGACTTGCGTGAAACCAAGGGTGTAGCCGATTTGTTGCTACCGACGTATTTCGAGCAGGTGCGTACGTTTCCGATTCTGCTGCAAGAGGCCACGCTGCGTGGCACCACAGGCAAGATCGACCTGCTGTTTCTCGAGCACTATTACCATGCCCGGCAGGCATGCCCGGTGCCTCCCGAGATGGCTGCCTTTGAGGGCGGGTACTCGCGCAGCTTTAAGGAAGGCGTCTTTCGCCACGTCCTGCACTTTGATGTGGCCTCGCTTTACCCGAGCTTGCTGATGGCGATCGGGCGTAACCCGGCCAACGATACGCTGGGCGTTTTCATCCCGTTGCTCACCACGCTGCGCGAGTACCGCCTGCGCTACAAACAACTCGCGCGCACCGCGCCGACCGCCGACGAACGCGCCGAGGCCCAGGCGCGGCAGGCCAGTTTCAAGATCCTGATCAACTCGTTTTACGGCTACCTTGGATTCTCTGGCGCGCGCTTCGGCGACGGAGTGCTGGCCGCAGAGGTGACGCGGCGCGGGCGTGAATTGTTGCAAGCCCTCATCGATGAATTCGGCCGCCACGACTGCACGATCCTTGAGGCCGACACCGACGGCATTTACCTGTCGTCAGAGGCGTTTTTTAACCGCCCCGAGGTGCTGCTGGAAAAAGTCAGCGGGGTGCTGCCGGCAGGTATCGAGTTGGATTATGACGGACGCTACGAGGGGATGTTCTGCTACAAGGCGAAAAACTACGCGCTGTACGACGGCAAGAAGGTCGTCATCCGCGGGAGTGCGCTGCGCTCACGCGGGATCGAACCGTATCTGAAAAAACTGGGCACCCAACTCATTCATTTTCTTTTGGGGGCGAGCGAGAAGTCGCCGCTGGAGTTATTGAACTATTACCGCGCCGAGCTGGCGGCGCGGACCCTGCCCGTGACGGAAGTGGCCAAGGGCGAAGTGCTCAGTATGAACCCCGACGCCTACGAGCGGTTCATCGAAGGCGGAGGGAAACCGAGGCGCGCATCAGCCGAAGCGGCGCTGTTGATGGAGCCCAAGCCGCGCATGGGCGAGCGGGTCAATTATTACATCACTCCGAAGCAAACGGGCAAAACCAGCGACTGGCAGAGGGCTCGGCCGGTGGAGCTCTATGACGCCGTGCAGGCGCCCTACGATCCGGATTACTACCAAGAGAAACTCGACGACTGGCTGGAGCGTTACGGCGGGTTTCTTGGAGTGAAGCCGACCGGCGGTGTCCAGGACGAGCTGTTCTGA